In one Arenibacter antarcticus genomic region, the following are encoded:
- a CDS encoding Na(+)-translocating NADH-quinone reductase subunit F, with protein MSKELTSQELHNLAMNIVGKELEAQGYEFMGINSKPKKNPQFVCLKDKKLHFIVVRNVPYPLDPKAYDEEFMQKMKDHAQKHEAEAYYAGVGLYNAVDRSFPIYLNEDYILEYEGLVKI; from the coding sequence ATGAGCAAAGAATTAACCAGTCAGGAATTGCATAATCTAGCGATGAATATTGTTGGGAAAGAACTGGAGGCCCAAGGCTACGAATTTATGGGGATCAACAGCAAACCTAAAAAGAACCCACAGTTTGTATGCTTAAAGGATAAGAAATTACATTTTATTGTAGTGCGGAATGTTCCCTATCCATTGGATCCTAAAGCGTATGATGAGGAATTCATGCAAAAGATGAAAGATCACGCGCAGAAACACGAAGCAGAAGCCTATTATGCAGGAGTAGGGCTGTATAACGCAGTGGATAGAAGCTTTCCTATTTATTTAAATGAAGATTATATATTGGAGTATGAAGGACTTGTTAAGATTTAA
- the nqrE gene encoding NADH:ubiquinone reductase (Na(+)-transporting) subunit E, with product MLEHVELFFKSIFIDNMVFATFLGMCSYLAVSKRVATAVGLGAAVIFVLAVTVPLNWLLDQYILRDGALAWLGPEYADYNLGFLSFILFIATIATMVQLVEIVVEKFSPALYNSLGIFLPLIAVNCAILGGSLFMQSRDIQTLGLAFNYGLSSGIGWFLAILAIAAIREKIRYSNVPAPLRGLGITFIITGLMAIGFMSFGGMLTGGDEVPAEEVKTTVQKENVDKISEEAKDNTVSFNNAIKNNN from the coding sequence ATGTTAGAACATGTAGAGTTATTTTTTAAATCCATATTTATAGATAATATGGTATTTGCCACCTTCTTGGGAATGTGTTCCTATCTTGCGGTATCCAAAAGGGTTGCAACAGCGGTAGGTCTTGGAGCTGCAGTAATCTTTGTTTTGGCTGTAACGGTTCCTTTAAACTGGTTATTGGACCAGTACATCCTAAGGGATGGGGCATTGGCATGGTTGGGACCGGAGTATGCAGACTATAACCTTGGATTTCTTTCCTTTATACTCTTTATCGCTACAATAGCGACTATGGTGCAATTGGTAGAGATCGTTGTAGAGAAATTCTCCCCGGCCTTATACAATTCTTTGGGGATATTTTTACCCCTTATTGCAGTGAACTGTGCCATCTTAGGAGGGTCTTTGTTTATGCAATCTAGGGATATCCAAACCTTGGGATTGGCCTTTAATTATGGACTAAGTTCCGGAATAGGATGGTTCCTTGCTATTTTGGCTATTGCTGCCATTAGAGAGAAAATTAGATATTCTAATGTGCCGGCACCTTTACGTGGGCTTGGTATTACCTTTATAATCACAGGTCTTATGGCTATTGGGTTTATGAGCTTTGGTGGTATGTTGACCGGTGGGGATGAAGTTCCTGCAGAAGAGGTAAAGACTACCGTCCAAAAAGAGAATGTAGATAAAATTTCGGAAGAGGCTAAAGACAATACCGTTTCCTTTAACAACGCAATAAAAAACAACAACTAG
- a CDS encoding DUF5103 domain-containing protein produces MRSSISIAFFIILSLTGEAQVQEEINPPSNIKSIIFKGNTDDQFPVVTLGEPIFLEFDDLFANEQDYYYKIVHCDYDWTPSSLLKSQYLQGMDNERIMDYQNSYSTLQAYSNYRLSIPNENTKLKVSGNYVLEIYNNYNEIQFSRRFVVYQDQVKVGGVVKRSRDFNFINEKQVVHFNINTTNFPLTNPNREVKIAIIQNYQWPTAITNITPQFILGNELVYKYDKETSFFGGNEYFNFDTKDLRAPSSSISRISLTDLYNHYLFTDYFRDDRPYTFYPDINGDFVIRTLQGEDSSREAEYTYVHFTLPYTEKIGLNEIYVYGKYNNYALNEDNQMTYNEETGYMEATLKIKQGFYNYKYVMVQQDGTIDKNAVSGDFHFTENNYLILVYYRNFGDQHDSIIGVGSANSRDITN; encoded by the coding sequence ATGCGAAGTAGTATCAGCATTGCTTTCTTTATCATTCTCTCCCTTACTGGTGAAGCCCAAGTACAGGAGGAAATTAACCCTCCCAGCAATATTAAATCCATTATATTTAAAGGCAACACGGACGATCAATTCCCAGTAGTTACTTTGGGTGAACCCATTTTCCTGGAATTTGATGACCTATTTGCCAACGAACAGGATTACTACTACAAAATAGTACACTGCGATTACGACTGGACACCTTCGTCCCTATTAAAATCGCAGTATTTACAGGGAATGGACAATGAGCGGATCATGGATTACCAAAACAGCTATTCCACCCTTCAGGCCTATTCTAATTATAGACTAAGTATCCCCAATGAAAATACGAAGTTAAAGGTCAGTGGCAATTATGTTTTGGAAATTTATAATAATTATAATGAAATTCAGTTTTCTAGAAGATTTGTCGTTTATCAGGATCAGGTAAAAGTAGGTGGAGTTGTAAAACGCTCTAGGGATTTTAATTTTATCAACGAAAAACAAGTAGTCCACTTCAACATCAACACCACTAATTTCCCATTAACAAATCCAAACAGGGAAGTTAAAATAGCCATCATACAAAATTATCAATGGCCAACTGCCATAACCAACATAACCCCACAATTTATCCTTGGCAATGAACTGGTTTACAAATACGACAAGGAAACCAGTTTTTTTGGCGGCAACGAATACTTTAATTTCGACACCAAGGACCTAAGAGCTCCCAGCTCCTCTATATCAAGAATATCATTGACCGATCTTTACAACCACTACCTATTTACGGATTATTTTAGAGATGACAGACCTTACACTTTTTACCCAGACATTAATGGGGATTTCGTGATTAGGACCCTTCAAGGGGAGGATTCTTCTAGGGAAGCTGAATACACTTATGTGCATTTTACACTGCCGTATACGGAGAAAATAGGACTGAATGAGATCTATGTATATGGAAAATACAATAATTACGCCTTAAACGAAGACAACCAGATGACCTACAATGAGGAAACAGGCTATATGGAGGCAACCCTTAAAATAAAACAAGGCTTTTACAATTACAAATATGTAATGGTACAACAAGATGGTACCATAGACAAGAATGCAGTATCTGGAGATTTTCACTTCACCGAAAATAATTATTTAATTTTGGTGTATTATAGGAATTTCGGTGACCAGCACGATAGCATCATAGGCGTGGGGTCGGCAAACTCTAGAGATATCACCAACTAG
- the apaG gene encoding Co2+/Mg2+ efflux protein ApaG, with product MITQVTKGIKISVNTSFEGTFFKNYKMHFAFGYTITIENQSKAPVQLTSRHWQIYDSLNDLEILDGEGVIGKKPVIKPGDSHTYSSGCLLTSTIGAMKGHYNMVTLTNSEKFRVYIPTFKFSAPFALN from the coding sequence ATGATAACACAAGTAACCAAGGGCATTAAAATATCGGTAAACACTAGTTTTGAAGGAACCTTTTTCAAGAACTATAAGATGCACTTTGCCTTCGGGTATACTATTACGATAGAAAACCAAAGCAAAGCCCCAGTTCAACTTACTTCCCGTCACTGGCAAATTTACGATTCCTTAAACGATTTGGAAATTTTGGACGGTGAAGGCGTCATTGGAAAAAAACCAGTCATTAAACCTGGAGATTCACACACCTATAGCTCTGGTTGCTTACTAACTTCCACTATTGGTGCCATGAAGGGCCATTACAATATGGTAACCCTTACCAATTCCGAAAAGTTTAGGGTCTATATTCCAACCTTCAAATTTAGCGCACCTTTTGCACTGAACTAA
- a CDS encoding NADH:ubiquinone reductase (Na(+)-transporting) subunit D → MALLSKKDTNLILDPLADNNPITIQVLGICSALAITAELKASIVMAISVLFVMGMGNVVISLMRNIIPSKIRIIVQLIVVAALVIMVDQVLKAFAYELSKTLSVFVGLIITNCIIMGRFEAFALANGTWRSFLDGIGNAAGYGVILIIIGFFRELLGSGTLLGYKVLGDPITKTGLYAIGYENNGFMLLSPMALIVVGLIIWVQRSRNKALIEEN, encoded by the coding sequence ATGGCACTACTTTCAAAAAAAGATACGAATCTAATATTAGATCCGCTAGCGGATAATAACCCCATTACTATTCAGGTTTTGGGAATATGTTCTGCCTTGGCAATTACAGCCGAATTAAAGGCCTCGATTGTGATGGCGATTTCGGTACTGTTCGTTATGGGAATGGGGAACGTTGTTATTTCCCTTATGCGTAACATTATACCCTCAAAGATTAGAATTATAGTACAATTAATCGTTGTGGCGGCCCTAGTAATTATGGTAGATCAGGTGTTAAAGGCGTTTGCCTACGAACTGAGTAAAACCCTATCCGTTTTCGTGGGGCTTATCATTACCAACTGTATAATCATGGGACGTTTTGAGGCTTTTGCTTTGGCTAACGGAACTTGGAGGTCCTTCTTAGATGGAATTGGAAATGCCGCCGGATATGGCGTTATTCTAATTATCATTGGATTCTTTAGAGAGCTTTTGGGCTCCGGGACTTTGCTGGGCTATAAAGTGTTGGGGGATCCCATCACCAAAACCGGACTTTATGCAATAGGGTATGAGAACAATGGATTTATGTTGTTGTCACCAATGGCGTTGATTGTGGTTGGACTCATTATTTGGGTGCAACGTTCCAGAAACAAAGCCTTAATAGAAGAAAACTAG
- the nqrF gene encoding NADH:ubiquinone reductase (Na(+)-transporting) subunit F produces the protein MILATSTLGTILITVIAFLILLLLLVALLLFTKEKLSPSGPVTITINGEREIEVGSGNSLLTTLSSQKIFLPSACGGGGTCIQCECHVLSGGGEALPTETPHFSRKELSEGMRLSCQVKVKQNMVITIPEEVFGIKKWDAVVVRNYNVASFIKEFVVEIPEDMGYKAGGYIQIEIPQCEIKFSEMDITAHPEEHDTPDKFQAEWDKFNLWPLVMKNAETVERAYSMASYPAEGKEIMLNVRIATPPWDRAKNGWMDVNPGIASSYIFNLKKGDKCVISGPYGEFFINESESEMLYVGGGAGMAPMRSHLYHLFNTLKTNRKVTYWYGGRSKRELFYLDHFYSLEKEFPNFKFYLALSEPLPEDNWKVKENIDAPGDGFVGFIHNCVIENYLDHHESPEDIELYFCGPPLMNKAVQKMGEDFGIPDEHIRFDDFGG, from the coding sequence ATGATATTAGCTACAAGCACACTTGGAACTATTCTGATAACAGTAATTGCGTTTTTAATACTGTTGTTATTGTTGGTGGCACTTTTGCTGTTCACCAAAGAAAAACTTTCCCCGTCAGGACCTGTGACCATTACAATAAATGGAGAAAGAGAAATTGAAGTGGGATCCGGAAATTCCTTATTGACAACTTTAAGTAGTCAGAAAATATTTCTACCCTCGGCCTGTGGTGGAGGTGGGACCTGTATTCAATGTGAATGCCATGTCCTTTCTGGAGGAGGGGAAGCCTTACCTACAGAAACGCCACATTTCTCTAGAAAGGAATTAAGTGAGGGGATGCGTTTGTCTTGTCAGGTAAAGGTAAAGCAGAATATGGTGATTACCATTCCTGAAGAGGTCTTTGGAATTAAGAAATGGGATGCAGTGGTTGTCCGTAATTATAACGTGGCTTCGTTTATTAAGGAATTTGTAGTAGAGATTCCGGAAGATATGGGTTATAAGGCCGGAGGATACATCCAGATTGAGATTCCTCAATGTGAGATCAAATTTTCTGAGATGGATATTACCGCGCATCCGGAAGAGCATGACACTCCAGATAAGTTTCAGGCAGAATGGGATAAATTTAATCTGTGGCCTTTAGTGATGAAGAACGCAGAAACGGTAGAAAGAGCCTATTCAATGGCCTCCTATCCTGCAGAAGGAAAAGAGATTATGTTGAACGTTCGTATTGCCACCCCGCCATGGGATAGGGCTAAGAACGGTTGGATGGATGTAAACCCAGGAATTGCATCATCTTATATCTTTAATTTGAAGAAAGGCGATAAGTGTGTTATTTCAGGACCTTACGGCGAATTCTTTATCAATGAGTCGGAGTCTGAGATGTTATATGTTGGTGGTGGTGCCGGGATGGCCCCAATGCGTTCGCATTTGTATCACCTCTTCAATACCCTGAAAACCAACAGAAAGGTTACTTATTGGTATGGTGGTAGGTCTAAACGTGAGTTGTTCTATCTAGACCATTTCTATAGTTTAGAGAAAGAATTCCCGAACTTTAAATTTTACTTGGCACTTTCTGAGCCTTTACCAGAAGATAACTGGAAAGTAAAGGAAAACATAGATGCGCCAGGTGACGGTTTTGTTGGATTTATACACAATTGTGTTATTGAAAACTATCTAGATCATCACGAATCTCCAGAAGATATTGAACTTTATTTCTGTGGACCTCCTTTGATGAACAAGGCGGTACAAAAAATGGGTGAAGATTTTGGTATCCCGGATGAGCATATTAGATTTGATGATTTTGGTGGATAA
- a CDS encoding Na(+)-translocating NADH-quinone reductase subunit A → MSKDIRIKKGLNIKLIGEAEKTTSKAALSNVYAINLQDFHGITPKMLVKPGAEVKAGEPLFYNKNMEDMLFVSPVSGELIEVVRGARRKILSLKILADKSQESIEHPVISLGNASAEEIKTLLLKSGCWPFVKQRPYDVIANPQQTPKAIFISAYVTSPLSADLNYSLRGKDKEIQAALTALSKLTPGKVHVSIAKSGESFFSGMDGIEKHSVSGPHPAGLVGTQINKIDPINKGEVVWTLAPHDLVIIGELLLTGKFNAERVIALVGSSVKAPKYYTTKIGAEVATFLYASGVNSENFRVINGDVLTGVKTKPEGHLGYYNNTVTAIPEGDDYELFGWNKPVFDKISSTRSLTFSWLQPQKKYDLNTNTNGEHRNFVLTGFYEEVFPMDIYPLQLLKACMIKDIDEMEQLGLYEVAPEDFSLTEFICVSKQPHQQIIREGLDLLYKEIG, encoded by the coding sequence ATGTCAAAAGACATTCGAATAAAGAAAGGCTTGAACATTAAACTTATTGGCGAAGCGGAGAAGACTACTTCCAAAGCGGCACTGAGTAATGTTTATGCAATCAATCTTCAGGATTTTCACGGAATCACTCCCAAGATGTTAGTTAAGCCGGGTGCTGAGGTAAAGGCAGGAGAACCATTGTTTTATAATAAAAACATGGAGGATATGCTTTTTGTCTCACCAGTTAGCGGTGAATTAATAGAGGTGGTAAGAGGTGCGAGAAGAAAAATATTGTCGCTGAAAATTTTAGCCGATAAAAGCCAAGAAAGCATTGAGCATCCTGTGATTTCATTGGGTAATGCTTCGGCAGAGGAGATAAAAACATTGCTTTTAAAGTCGGGTTGCTGGCCTTTTGTCAAGCAAAGACCTTATGACGTTATTGCGAATCCGCAGCAAACGCCCAAGGCTATTTTTATTTCGGCCTATGTAACCAGCCCGTTATCGGCAGATTTGAATTATTCCCTTAGAGGTAAGGATAAAGAAATTCAGGCTGCATTGACTGCTTTGAGTAAATTGACTCCTGGAAAGGTGCATGTTTCTATTGCTAAGAGCGGAGAGTCCTTTTTCTCGGGTATGGATGGAATTGAAAAACACAGTGTATCTGGTCCGCATCCAGCAGGTTTGGTGGGGACGCAGATCAATAAAATAGATCCTATTAATAAAGGCGAGGTTGTATGGACCCTTGCTCCTCACGATTTGGTGATAATCGGGGAGTTGTTGCTTACGGGCAAATTTAATGCTGAGCGAGTTATTGCTTTGGTGGGTTCATCAGTGAAGGCGCCTAAATATTATACGACTAAAATAGGGGCTGAGGTTGCTACCTTTCTTTATGCCAGTGGCGTGAATTCAGAAAATTTTAGGGTTATAAATGGCGATGTGCTTACAGGTGTCAAAACTAAGCCAGAGGGGCATTTAGGGTATTATAACAATACCGTGACCGCAATCCCAGAAGGAGACGATTATGAGTTATTTGGTTGGAATAAACCGGTTTTTGATAAAATTTCTTCTACCAGATCCCTTACCTTTTCGTGGTTGCAACCTCAGAAGAAGTACGATTTAAATACGAATACGAATGGGGAGCATAGAAACTTCGTGCTTACAGGTTTTTATGAGGAGGTATTTCCAATGGATATTTATCCGTTACAGCTTTTAAAAGCTTGTATGATCAAAGATATTGACGAGATGGAGCAATTAGGTCTCTACGAAGTGGCTCCGGAAGATTTTTCACTTACTGAATTTATTTGTGTCTCTAAACAGCCCCACCAGCAGATTATTAGGGAAGGGTTGGATTTATTATATAAAGAAATAGGATAA
- a CDS encoding Na(+)-translocating NADH-quinone reductase subunit C yields MAINTEKNSYTVIFAAIMVVIVGSLLAFIASSLSEKIGENQRLEKQQNILYAMGVNENVDEGSVNFVSTDKVAAEFEKYIKEQLVIQGDKITKDDNAYLIDLKKQETEAKAGNVRKLPLFVGEKDGKTYYIIPMRGKGLWDAVWGFMALDDNMVVQGVFFDHKGETPGLGANINQRYFMDDFTGESILDNNRYVGISVAKGNNDPINERKDDNAVDALAGATITGDGVSAMIRQTVNLYKPYLETIRAKK; encoded by the coding sequence ATGGCAATTAATACAGAAAAGAATAGTTACACGGTTATTTTTGCTGCCATTATGGTGGTAATCGTTGGGTCGCTTTTGGCATTTATAGCATCATCGTTAAGTGAAAAGATTGGCGAAAACCAAAGATTGGAGAAACAGCAGAATATTCTCTATGCCATGGGGGTTAATGAGAATGTTGATGAAGGAAGTGTGAATTTTGTCTCAACCGATAAGGTAGCCGCTGAATTTGAAAAATATATTAAGGAGCAATTGGTTATTCAAGGCGACAAGATCACCAAGGATGACAATGCTTATTTAATTGATCTTAAAAAGCAGGAAACCGAAGCTAAGGCAGGAAATGTGAGAAAACTTCCTTTGTTTGTTGGTGAGAAAGATGGGAAAACCTACTATATCATTCCAATGAGAGGTAAAGGTCTTTGGGATGCTGTTTGGGGCTTTATGGCCTTAGATGATAATATGGTAGTTCAAGGAGTTTTCTTTGACCATAAGGGGGAGACCCCAGGTTTGGGCGCCAACATCAACCAACGTTATTTTATGGATGATTTTACAGGAGAATCTATCCTAGACAATAATAGGTATGTCGGTATCAGCGTTGCAAAAGGAAACAACGATCCAATCAATGAAAGGAAAGACGATAACGCTGTTGATGCATTGGCCGGTGCTACTATTACTGGTGATGGTGTTTCGGCAATGATCCGTCAAACCGTCAATCTATATAAACCCTACTTGGAAACCATAAGAGCTAAAAAATAA
- a CDS encoding NADH:ubiquinone reductase (Na(+)-transporting) subunit B produces the protein MSLKNNLHKLKEKYKGKKMAPAFNALHTFLYSPNETTHSGSHIRAVDDLKRTMNTVIMALVPVLFFGIFNAGYQHYAAVDAANGVIREASLFGNFITWENFIMGAWTVLPLVIISYGVGLAVEFIFAVIKGHEVEEGYLVTGMLVPLIVPIDTPLWMLAVAVVFGVVIGKEVFGGTGMNILNPALTIRAFLFFAYPTWMSGDKVWVHQAVERAGGPDAISGETVLGFLAQGKGAEISYSVSDMFFGFIPGSVGETSTLLILLGGLFLIFSKIASWRIMVSAVAGSLIMGIMFNATVAAGWITETSSFYGLMSFEYWKHLIVGGLAFGIVYMATDPVTGSQTNRGKWIYGFFIGFISVLIRVFNPAYPEGVFLAILLMNVFAPTIDHYVVKGNINRRLKRAKNATVLPTDSEGKAKELKAETI, from the coding sequence ATGAGCTTAAAAAATAATTTACACAAACTAAAGGAAAAGTATAAGGGCAAAAAGATGGCCCCCGCGTTTAACGCGTTACATACTTTTTTGTACTCGCCCAATGAAACTACCCATTCCGGTTCGCACATACGTGCGGTGGACGATTTAAAACGGACCATGAATACGGTGATTATGGCGTTGGTTCCCGTATTGTTCTTTGGAATCTTCAACGCGGGTTATCAGCATTATGCCGCTGTAGATGCAGCAAATGGGGTAATTAGGGAAGCTTCCCTGTTCGGGAACTTTATAACTTGGGAGAATTTTATCATGGGAGCCTGGACAGTGCTGCCATTGGTGATAATTTCTTACGGGGTTGGACTCGCAGTAGAATTCATTTTTGCCGTTATAAAAGGACATGAGGTAGAAGAAGGGTACTTGGTAACAGGAATGTTAGTGCCGTTGATTGTTCCTATAGATACTCCATTATGGATGTTGGCAGTAGCCGTTGTTTTTGGGGTGGTTATTGGAAAAGAGGTATTTGGTGGTACAGGTATGAATATTCTAAACCCGGCTCTTACCATTAGAGCGTTTTTGTTCTTTGCCTATCCTACATGGATGAGTGGTGATAAAGTTTGGGTGCACCAAGCGGTTGAAAGAGCTGGTGGTCCAGATGCTATTTCTGGAGAAACAGTTTTGGGATTTTTAGCCCAAGGGAAAGGGGCTGAAATATCATACTCGGTTTCGGATATGTTTTTCGGTTTTATACCTGGTTCGGTAGGGGAGACCTCTACCTTGCTAATTCTATTAGGTGGTTTATTTCTGATATTCAGTAAAATTGCCAGTTGGAGGATTATGGTCAGTGCTGTAGCAGGTTCTTTAATTATGGGAATTATGTTTAACGCTACCGTGGCCGCAGGATGGATAACGGAAACCAGTTCGTTTTATGGATTGATGAGTTTTGAATATTGGAAACATTTAATCGTCGGCGGATTGGCCTTCGGTATTGTGTATATGGCCACGGATCCGGTAACGGGGTCGCAGACCAATCGCGGGAAATGGATTTATGGATTTTTTATCGGATTTATCTCCGTTTTGATTAGGGTGTTTAACCCAGCATATCCAGAAGGCGTTTTCTTAGCCATTTTGTTGATGAACGTATTTGCGCCAACAATTGATCATTATGTGGTTAAAGGAAATATAAACAGAAGGTTGAAGCGAGCTAAGAACGCAACGGTTTTACCTACGGATAGTGAAGGTAAAGCAAAAGAATTAAAAGCAGAAACAATTTAG
- the pruA gene encoding L-glutamate gamma-semialdehyde dehydrogenase: MGKGFFQVPTAYNEPIKGYTPGSPEREEVLIQYNSYFTSSIDVPMYIGNKEVRTGNTKPMSPPHDHKHIVGHYHLAEKEHVSDAISNALESREKWANLPWEQRAAIFLKAAELIAGPYRAKINAATMIAQSKTIHQAEIDAACEFIDFLRFNVEYMSQIYQEQPDSAEGIWNRVEYRPLEGFVYAVTPFNFTAIAGNLPSSAAMMGNVVLWKPSDSQIYSAKVIVDIFKEAGLPDGVINVVYGDPAMITKIALESPDFAGIHYTGSTHVFKELWKQIGNNIHNYKTYPRIVGETGGKDFIIAHPTANPKQVSTAIVRGAFEFQGQKCSAASRVYLPKSISNEILEFVKADLESINKPGSPENMENFVTAVIHEASFDKLAKYIDQAKKDKNAEIFAGGNYDKTKGYFIEPTVIVTTDPKYTTMETELFGPVVTIYVYEDKDWSTTLKLIDSTSEYALTGAVISGDRYAIDEATKALQNCAGNFYINDKPTGAVVGQQPFGGARASGTNDKAGSAQNLLRWVSPRLIKETFVTPVDYRYPFLG; this comes from the coding sequence ATGGGTAAAGGTTTTTTTCAAGTCCCCACAGCATATAACGAACCTATAAAAGGTTACACACCCGGGTCTCCCGAGCGGGAAGAGGTATTAATACAATACAACAGCTACTTCACTAGCTCCATAGACGTCCCAATGTATATTGGAAACAAAGAAGTAAGAACTGGCAACACCAAGCCAATGTCTCCCCCACATGACCATAAGCATATTGTTGGTCATTACCACCTTGCAGAGAAGGAACATGTGTCCGACGCCATTTCGAACGCCTTGGAATCTAGGGAAAAATGGGCCAATTTACCTTGGGAACAACGTGCCGCTATTTTCTTAAAAGCTGCGGAATTAATCGCAGGACCGTATCGTGCCAAGATCAATGCAGCAACCATGATCGCCCAATCCAAGACCATACACCAAGCAGAAATTGATGCCGCCTGTGAATTTATAGACTTCCTTCGATTTAACGTGGAATATATGTCTCAGATCTATCAGGAGCAACCAGATTCCGCTGAAGGTATCTGGAACCGTGTAGAGTACAGACCTTTGGAAGGCTTTGTTTACGCCGTAACTCCATTCAACTTCACCGCCATTGCAGGAAATCTTCCCTCCAGTGCCGCCATGATGGGCAATGTTGTTCTATGGAAACCAAGTGACAGTCAAATATACTCAGCAAAGGTTATTGTTGACATTTTTAAAGAGGCAGGCCTCCCTGACGGCGTAATAAATGTAGTTTACGGCGATCCGGCTATGATCACAAAAATAGCCCTAGAAAGCCCTGACTTTGCAGGTATTCACTACACAGGATCTACACATGTATTTAAAGAACTTTGGAAACAGATAGGAAACAATATCCATAATTATAAGACGTATCCTAGGATAGTAGGCGAAACGGGGGGTAAGGATTTTATAATTGCGCATCCTACCGCAAACCCAAAACAGGTTTCCACTGCCATTGTAAGGGGAGCATTTGAATTTCAGGGTCAAAAATGTAGTGCCGCTTCCAGAGTATATCTTCCAAAATCTATTTCCAACGAAATATTGGAATTTGTAAAAGCAGATCTGGAATCCATTAACAAACCTGGTTCTCCAGAAAATATGGAGAATTTTGTAACGGCTGTTATCCACGAAGCATCTTTTGATAAATTGGCCAAGTATATAGATCAAGCCAAAAAAGACAAAAATGCAGAAATCTTCGCAGGTGGAAATTATGACAAAACCAAGGGATATTTTATTGAGCCTACGGTAATTGTCACTACAGATCCTAAGTACACCACTATGGAAACAGAACTTTTTGGTCCTGTAGTTACCATTTATGTGTATGAAGACAAGGACTGGTCCACGACCTTGAAATTAATAGATAGCACTTCGGAATACGCCCTTACAGGAGCCGTTATTTCTGGAGACCGTTATGCCATAGACGAAGCTACGAAAGCGCTACAAAACTGCGCCGGAAACTTCTATATCAATGACAAACCTACTGGCGCCGTTGTAGGGCAACAACCTTTTGGAGGAGCTAGGGCTTCGGGCACCAATGACAAAGCAGGCTCGGCCCAAAACTTATTGCGATGGGTATCCCCAAGATTGATTAAGGAAACTTTTGTAACCCCTGTGGATTATAGATATCCATTTTTAGGATAA